A window from Aliamphritea hakodatensis encodes these proteins:
- a CDS encoding VF530 family protein — protein sequence MDQQPNNPLHGIKLEQIVVELEQHYGWERLGQLIDINCFQANPSVKSSLKFLRRTPWARSKVEQLYLDTKSSPWGKKD from the coding sequence ATGGATCAGCAACCGAATAACCCCTTACATGGCATTAAGCTGGAACAGATTGTTGTTGAACTGGAGCAGCATTATGGCTGGGAACGTCTCGGACAATTAATTGATATTAACTGCTTTCAGGCAAACCCGAGCGTTAAATCCAGCCTTAAGTTTTTGCGCCGCACCCCCTGGGCGCGCAGTAAGGTTGAGCAGCTGTACCTTGATACCAAAAGTAGCCCCTGGGGGAAAAAAGACTGA
- a CDS encoding ion transporter, producing the protein MTFDTLQDNFYRLRNNRMFEWFVVGIIIFSALVIGAKTYDIPPQVLQLISWLDSGITVFFLIEISIRFIGEPDKRNFFKNPWNLFDTLIVVISLIPIQDSEMALIGRLIRIFRVLRMVSIIPELRLLLNSLIKALPQLGYVILLMFIIFYIYAAVGASFFAHINETLWGDISIAMLTLFRVMTFEDWTDVMYETMAVYSFSWAYYLSFIFLTTFAFLNMVIGIVVNVMEAEHADERKEQDMADGVPTIEDLHKEIIELKALIRDQHTHR; encoded by the coding sequence ATGACTTTTGATACGCTGCAAGACAACTTTTACCGCCTCCGCAACAACCGTATGTTCGAATGGTTTGTCGTAGGCATCATCATCTTTTCCGCACTGGTAATCGGCGCAAAAACCTACGATATTCCACCGCAGGTATTACAGCTGATCAGTTGGCTGGACAGCGGTATCACGGTATTCTTCCTTATTGAAATCAGCATTCGTTTTATTGGCGAACCGGATAAGCGCAACTTCTTTAAAAATCCGTGGAACCTGTTCGATACCCTGATCGTTGTCATCAGCCTGATCCCGATTCAGGACAGCGAAATGGCACTGATAGGCCGCCTGATCCGGATTTTCCGGGTGTTACGGATGGTTTCGATCATTCCCGAGTTGCGCCTGCTGCTGAACTCACTGATTAAAGCCCTGCCGCAACTGGGCTATGTGATCCTGCTGATGTTCATTATTTTCTATATCTATGCAGCAGTCGGCGCATCCTTCTTCGCCCACATCAATGAAACCCTGTGGGGTGACATTTCCATTGCCATGCTCACACTGTTCCGGGTAATGACCTTTGAAGACTGGACCGACGTCATGTACGAAACAATGGCCGTCTACTCCTTCAGCTGGGCGTATTATCTGAGCTTTATCTTCCTGACAACATTTGCCTTCCTGAACATGGTGATCGGTATCGTTGTCAATGTGATGGAAGCGGAACATGCAGACGAACGCAAAGAACAGGACATGGCCGACGGCGTGCCTACAATCGAAGATCTGCACAAAGAAATTATTGAGCTGAAAGCCCTGATCAGAGATCAGCACACTCACCGTTAA
- a CDS encoding substrate-binding periplasmic protein, with the protein MRILFDCLIRSVLVVVLFGATQVFAADKLKACFVEWPPYTRMIDGQPGGITVDIMKAAAERAGFEISFRNLPWQRCIVMVQRGEYDFALDAVERPGLIHGDHPNALYVQAFWLRDGDDYGPYEYVGKLVDKRLALMQGFQYSAKILNAGFPVIEWVATEEVAGKMIMKNRLDLVFADVVVMQQAIRDHGLALKPMLPVFSTQPMYPSFNVGQREKMRRIDDAIGAMHADGSLDEVYQQHTGAGFSDLVKISSQGQTLRP; encoded by the coding sequence ATGCGCATACTTTTCGACTGTCTGATTCGTTCAGTTCTGGTTGTTGTTCTGTTTGGTGCCACGCAGGTTTTTGCAGCTGATAAGCTCAAAGCCTGTTTTGTGGAGTGGCCCCCTTATACACGGATGATTGATGGTCAGCCTGGCGGAATTACCGTCGATATAATGAAGGCTGCAGCAGAACGGGCCGGGTTCGAAATCAGCTTCCGTAATTTACCCTGGCAACGGTGTATCGTGATGGTACAGCGGGGCGAGTATGACTTTGCTCTGGATGCAGTTGAGCGTCCGGGTCTGATTCACGGTGATCACCCTAATGCTTTGTATGTTCAGGCTTTCTGGTTACGTGACGGTGATGATTACGGCCCCTATGAGTACGTCGGCAAGCTGGTTGATAAGCGCCTGGCGCTGATGCAGGGGTTTCAGTATTCAGCCAAAATTCTTAACGCAGGCTTTCCGGTAATTGAGTGGGTAGCGACGGAGGAAGTTGCCGGCAAGATGATTATGAAAAATCGCCTGGATCTGGTGTTTGCTGATGTGGTCGTGATGCAGCAGGCGATCCGGGATCATGGTCTGGCACTGAAGCCTATGTTGCCGGTGTTCAGTACGCAGCCGATGTATCCTTCATTTAACGTCGGACAGCGTGAAAAAATGCGCCGCATCGATGATGCAATCGGGGCGATGCATGCGGATGGCAGTCTGGATGAGGTGTATCAGCAGCATACCGGGGCCGGGTTCTCGGATCTGGTGAAAATCAGTTCGCAGGGCCAGACTCTCAGGCCCTGA
- a CDS encoding type II toxin-antitoxin system RelE/ParE family toxin — MTRIFLTKKFTKWSDAIGLADDRIKDTIAEIENGLIDADLGGSIFKKRTGINERGNSGSLRTIIGFKKGNKAFFLYGFLKSETDNITQQEKAAFKEMAKVYFQAQ; from the coding sequence GTGACACGGATTTTTCTAACAAAAAAGTTTACCAAATGGTCTGATGCTATTGGTTTGGCAGATGACAGAATCAAAGACACCATCGCTGAAATTGAAAACGGACTCATTGATGCGGATCTGGGTGGTTCCATTTTTAAAAAGCGCACAGGCATTAATGAGCGTGGTAATAGCGGCAGCCTGCGCACAATCATTGGATTCAAAAAAGGCAACAAAGCCTTTTTCCTTTACGGATTCCTGAAGAGCGAAACAGACAATATCACTCAGCAGGAAAAAGCGGCTTTCAAGGAAATGGCTAAAGTGTATTTTCAGGCTCAATGA
- a CDS encoding DUF4113 domain-containing protein codes for MAWVAGEKLTRSWQMQRNKPSPAYTNRWNELPIQKL; via the coding sequence ATTGCCTGGGTTGCGGGAGAAAAACTGACCCGGAGCTGGCAAATGCAACGCAACAAACCCTCCCCGGCTTATACAAATCGCTGGAACGAACTGCCAATCCAAAAACTCTGA
- a CDS encoding glutathione S-transferase, which produces MADLPVLYSFRRCPYAMRARLALAYSQQEVLLREVVLRNKPRAMLEVSPKGTVPVLVLPEGRVIDESFDIMRWALRQNDPQDWLLNRDLDLQWDMQGLIQENDFVFKQHLDRYKYSERHPEHSQDYYRDQCMVSLAKLETRLAKHGGYLVLPRVSLADMAIVPFVRQFAHVDRDWFYSSEYPHLQAWVRGFCDSELFRKVMPKFAPWDEGGDSVLF; this is translated from the coding sequence ATGGCGGATTTGCCTGTTCTGTATTCTTTCCGGCGTTGCCCTTATGCAATGCGTGCCCGTTTAGCGCTTGCGTATAGTCAGCAAGAGGTATTGTTGCGTGAAGTGGTGCTCCGGAATAAGCCCCGGGCAATGCTGGAGGTTTCTCCGAAAGGCACCGTGCCGGTTCTGGTATTGCCGGAGGGCAGGGTGATCGATGAGAGTTTCGACATTATGCGCTGGGCGCTGCGGCAAAATGATCCTCAGGACTGGCTTCTGAACAGGGATTTGGATCTGCAGTGGGATATGCAGGGGCTGATTCAGGAAAATGATTTTGTTTTCAAGCAGCATCTGGATCGCTATAAGTATTCTGAACGTCATCCTGAGCATTCACAGGATTATTACCGTGATCAGTGCATGGTGAGTCTGGCGAAGCTTGAAACCCGGCTGGCGAAGCATGGCGGGTATCTGGTTCTGCCCCGGGTGAGTCTGGCTGATATGGCGATCGTGCCATTCGTGCGGCAGTTTGCCCACGTTGACAGGGACTGGTTTTACAGCAGTGAATATCCGCACTTGCAGGCCTGGGTGAGAGGCTTCTGTGACTCTGAACTGTTCCGGAAGGTGATGCCGAAGTTTGCGCCCTGGGATGAGGGTGGTGACTCTGTTCTATTTTAA
- a CDS encoding site-2 protease family protein, whose protein sequence is MELLNIQCLGKSLRLEGSMAGWQILYWNNTPVSRIDADANYNGTSEHSFELKAGEQIITCRLAIDLNWQPFTLQHELFIDDHAVSDGSRNSKDIERQQPVETPQPAKKPFSIVGLAALGLKLLKSAKLIKVVLAGASLAAYSWFFSLQFALALIACLVVHEYGHIRAMKHFGMQTKGIYLIPFLGGLALSDEKINTRWQDVVISLMGPVFGLGMSVLCLFAYWVTGEAFFAGLSAFNALLNLFNLLPILPLDGGHVLKSIAFSMNSLVGLLLCAGAAGIGIFISYTLGLALLGFLLIVGCVEIGFEWRSRYMTHLLPLDRYGQIFSTLWYLATVSGLVAIIWYFAGTGDALLGLPLQVLRS, encoded by the coding sequence GTGGAATTACTTAATATTCAGTGTCTGGGAAAATCACTGCGTCTGGAAGGCTCGATGGCCGGCTGGCAAATCCTCTACTGGAACAACACACCAGTATCCCGTATTGACGCCGATGCTAATTATAACGGCACATCTGAGCACAGCTTTGAACTGAAAGCCGGCGAGCAGATAATCACCTGCCGGCTGGCGATTGACCTGAACTGGCAACCCTTCACCCTACAGCATGAGCTCTTCATTGATGATCACGCCGTCAGTGACGGCAGCCGTAACAGCAAAGACATTGAACGCCAGCAACCGGTTGAAACCCCGCAACCTGCGAAAAAGCCATTCAGCATAGTGGGTCTGGCGGCACTGGGCCTGAAACTGCTGAAAAGCGCCAAGCTGATCAAAGTGGTACTGGCCGGTGCGAGCCTGGCCGCCTATTCATGGTTCTTCTCCCTGCAGTTCGCACTGGCACTGATTGCCTGCCTGGTGGTGCACGAGTATGGGCATATCCGGGCGATGAAACATTTTGGCATGCAGACCAAAGGCATCTACCTGATTCCCTTTCTTGGCGGGCTTGCTCTCAGCGACGAAAAAATAAACACCCGCTGGCAGGACGTCGTTATTTCCCTGATGGGGCCGGTATTCGGCCTGGGTATGTCAGTACTGTGTTTGTTTGCCTACTGGGTAACCGGGGAAGCATTTTTTGCGGGACTCAGTGCTTTCAACGCCCTGCTTAACCTGTTCAACCTGCTGCCAATCCTGCCTCTGGATGGCGGACATGTCCTGAAGAGCATCGCCTTTTCAATGAATTCACTGGTCGGCCTGCTGCTGTGTGCAGGTGCTGCCGGTATCGGTATATTCATCAGCTACACACTGGGGCTTGCTCTGCTGGGTTTTCTGCTGATTGTCGGCTGTGTTGAGATCGGTTTTGAATGGCGCAGCCGTTATATGACCCATTTACTGCCGCTGGACCGCTATGGCCAGATTTTTTCAACCCTCTGGTATCTGGCAACCGTCAGCGGGCTGGTCGCCATCATCTGGTACTTTGCCGGCACAGGGGATGCGTTACTGGGTTTGCCGTTACAGGTATTACGCAGCTAG
- a CDS encoding flavodoxin family protein, giving the protein MKKLLIVAHAPSENTRRMVDAVLRGASHPDIEGVSCRWVPPLDAVPADVLECDAIILGTTENLGYMSGALKDFFDRIYYPCLEQTQALPCAMYIRAGHDGTGTRRAAETICTGLRWSWVQEPLLCRGEWQDSFEEQCEELGMALAAGLDAGIY; this is encoded by the coding sequence ATGAAGAAACTGCTTATTGTTGCCCATGCACCGTCGGAAAATACCCGGCGTATGGTGGATGCTGTCCTGCGGGGGGCCAGCCATCCGGACATTGAGGGTGTCAGTTGTCGCTGGGTGCCACCGCTGGACGCGGTGCCAGCAGATGTTCTGGAGTGCGATGCGATTATTCTTGGCACCACAGAAAATCTTGGCTACATGAGTGGTGCGCTAAAGGATTTTTTTGACCGCATATATTATCCCTGCCTGGAACAGACTCAGGCATTACCCTGTGCGATGTATATCCGTGCCGGACATGACGGCACCGGGACCCGCCGGGCGGCGGAAACAATCTGTACAGGGTTGCGGTGGAGCTGGGTTCAGGAGCCGCTGTTGTGTCGGGGAGAGTGGCAGGACAGTTTCGAAGAGCAGTGTGAAGAGCTGGGTATGGCGCTGGCGGCAGGGTTGGACGCTGGGATTTACTGA
- a CDS encoding FMN-dependent NADH-azoreductase: MARLLVINSSPAAEGSVSRRLTAALVARFSGKASDITYRDVGLEPPAHLDAETIGAFYTPADQLTPEQQQKTRLSDQLIAELEAADVIVIGSPMHNFTIAGGLKAYLDQVARVGRTFQYSPETGPVGLLADKKVYVLSSRGGNYSSRSPYAELNHESTYLQTVLGFIGLTDVTFIAAEDIKGGDDGINTALALIDSIEIA; the protein is encoded by the coding sequence ATGGCCCGTTTACTCGTAATTAACTCCAGCCCGGCTGCAGAAGGTTCAGTCAGCCGTCGCCTGACGGCTGCGCTGGTGGCCCGTTTTTCAGGTAAGGCATCTGATATCACGTATCGGGATGTAGGGCTTGAGCCACCGGCGCATCTTGATGCTGAGACCATAGGCGCGTTTTATACCCCGGCGGACCAGTTAACCCCTGAGCAGCAACAGAAAACCCGGTTATCTGACCAGTTAATTGCTGAGCTGGAAGCGGCCGATGTGATTGTCATTGGCTCACCCATGCATAATTTCACTATTGCCGGAGGCCTTAAAGCGTATTTAGATCAGGTTGCCCGGGTGGGGCGTACCTTTCAGTACAGCCCGGAAACTGGCCCGGTTGGGCTGCTGGCCGATAAAAAAGTGTATGTGCTGAGCAGCCGTGGCGGAAATTACTCTTCCCGCAGCCCTTATGCAGAGCTGAACCATGAATCTACCTATTTGCAGACGGTGCTGGGCTTCATTGGCCTGACGGATGTTACTTTCATTGCCGCTGAAGATATTAAGGGTGGTGATGACGGCATCAACACGGCGCTGGCACTGATCGACAGTATTGAGATTGCTTAA
- a CDS encoding VOC family protein, giving the protein MSSETLPGPRHGSINYLEFPSRDPALTKAFFGQVFGWTFVDYGPDYCAFKEPHTSSVEGGFYRADASSDADAGAVLIVFYSQDLAATQQAVEQAGGTVSRAVFEFPGGRRFHFKEPCGNEFAVWSDQ; this is encoded by the coding sequence ATGAGTAGCGAGACTTTACCAGGGCCGCGTCACGGGAGTATCAATTATCTGGAGTTTCCGTCCCGTGATCCGGCGCTGACAAAAGCGTTTTTCGGCCAGGTGTTTGGCTGGACCTTTGTGGATTATGGGCCAGATTATTGTGCCTTTAAGGAGCCGCATACCAGCAGTGTGGAAGGGGGCTTTTACCGGGCAGACGCATCTTCGGATGCGGATGCCGGTGCCGTACTTATAGTGTTCTACAGTCAGGATCTGGCGGCAACTCAGCAGGCGGTTGAGCAGGCCGGGGGAACGGTATCCCGAGCTGTATTTGAGTTTCCCGGTGGCCGGCGTTTTCATTTTAAAGAGCCCTGTGGCAATGAGTTTGCTGTCTGGTCAGATCAGTGA
- a CDS encoding SDR family oxidoreductase — protein MNKSILITGCSTGIGYYVAKHLSQRGYQVFATARKAEDVARLNNEGLNSFQLDLDNSESIQLATDWVLEQTHGKLFALFNNGAYGQPGAIEDLSREVLREQLETNLLGWHELTCKLLPVMRRQGEGRIIQNSSVLGLITMKFRGAYNTSKFALEGYSDTLRQELDGTGIYVSLIEPGPVRSEFRANAYAKFQANINIENSPFRRTYEGVVSRLSNADPQKEDPFTLGPEAVLKRVIHALESKRPQPRYYVTTPTYLLGWLKRFVSTRVLDRILIRASGSENS, from the coding sequence ATGAATAAAAGCATTCTGATTACCGGCTGTTCAACGGGTATTGGCTACTATGTAGCAAAACATCTCAGCCAGCGTGGCTATCAGGTATTTGCCACCGCCCGTAAAGCTGAAGACGTCGCCCGCCTGAATAACGAAGGGCTAAACAGCTTCCAGCTTGACCTGGATAACTCCGAATCTATTCAGCTGGCAACCGACTGGGTGCTGGAACAGACCCACGGTAAACTCTTTGCCCTGTTCAATAACGGTGCTTATGGCCAGCCCGGTGCAATCGAGGACCTCAGCCGTGAAGTGCTGAGAGAACAGCTGGAGACAAATCTGCTGGGCTGGCACGAGCTTACCTGCAAGCTGTTACCGGTAATGCGCCGCCAGGGAGAAGGCCGAATCATTCAGAACAGCTCGGTGCTCGGTTTAATCACCATGAAGTTCCGCGGTGCCTACAACACCAGCAAGTTCGCACTGGAAGGTTACAGCGATACCCTTAGGCAGGAGCTGGACGGCACCGGTATATACGTCTCACTGATAGAGCCGGGCCCGGTACGCAGCGAGTTTCGCGCCAATGCCTATGCCAAATTCCAGGCCAATATAAACATTGAAAACAGCCCTTTCCGCAGAACCTACGAGGGCGTTGTCAGCCGGCTGAGCAATGCTGACCCGCAAAAAGAAGATCCCTTTACACTCGGACCGGAAGCCGTACTGAAACGCGTCATCCACGCACTGGAAAGCAAACGTCCGCAACCGCGCTATTACGTTACCACCCCCACTTACCTGCTGGGCTGGCTGAAACGTTTCGTTTCCACCCGGGTACTGGACAGAATACTGATCAGGGCATCCGGTTCAGAAAACTCATAA
- a CDS encoding antibiotic biosynthesis monooxygenase family protein: MYAVIFRAKAARQDQAYSDTVARMRELAFEQYGCLEFVAVTEGDDEIAISYWPDEAAVLRWKQDQEHSLAQQYGREKWYKSYRVDVVEVKRSYAFNPPQE; the protein is encoded by the coding sequence ATGTACGCCGTTATTTTCCGCGCCAAAGCCGCCAGACAGGATCAGGCATACAGTGATACCGTTGCCCGGATGCGGGAACTGGCCTTTGAACAATACGGCTGTCTGGAATTTGTCGCTGTCACCGAAGGAGATGATGAGATTGCCATTTCATACTGGCCGGACGAAGCGGCGGTTTTGCGCTGGAAACAGGATCAGGAGCACAGCCTTGCACAGCAGTATGGCCGGGAAAAATGGTATAAGAGCTACCGGGTCGATGTTGTGGAAGTAAAACGCAGTTATGCCTTTAATCCACCGCAGGAATAA
- the panD gene encoding aspartate 1-decarboxylase codes for MLQTFLKAKLHRVTATHAELHYEGSCAIDGKLLDSSGIREYEQIHIYNINNGERFSTYAIRAEDNSGIISVNGAAAHKANKGDLLIICAYVQLDEQEAEGFEPTLCYFENARNENDAEQVSDAELHSRNTLTGIKNAIATQMSDLA; via the coding sequence ATGTTGCAAACATTTCTGAAAGCAAAACTTCACCGGGTCACTGCTACCCATGCCGAACTGCATTATGAAGGCTCCTGTGCCATCGACGGTAAGCTGCTGGACAGCTCCGGCATTCGCGAATATGAACAGATACACATCTATAACATTAATAACGGCGAACGTTTCAGTACCTATGCGATCCGCGCTGAAGATAACAGCGGCATCATTTCTGTAAACGGTGCGGCAGCACACAAAGCGAATAAAGGGGACTTGCTGATTATCTGTGCGTATGTGCAGTTGGATGAGCAGGAAGCAGAGGGCTTCGAACCTACCCTGTGTTACTTTGAAAATGCCCGTAACGAGAATGATGCCGAACAGGTGAGCGATGCTGAATTACACAGCCGTAATACCCTGACCGGCATCAAGAACGCGATTGCTACCCAGATGAGTGATCTGGCATAA